From the genome of Oncorhynchus mykiss isolate Arlee unplaced genomic scaffold, USDA_OmykA_1.1 un_scaffold_190, whole genome shotgun sequence:
TAAACATATAAATTCCTTTATCACATACTCAATATTCAATTCATGTATATGTTTGTTTGAATATACGTTGTACCATTTAATTTCATAACAACAAGTAAACACATTCTCAGTCAACGATATACAACCATGGGAGCACcgtgtatgttctctgatgaattttaagtcaatgtgatgtaaAATATCAATATACACGCTAGGAGAAGTAAttattctctcctgtgtggattcgcACATGATGTTTAAGTGACTGTGATGTGTAACATGTCTTCCCACAGTCTGAGCAtttgtaaggcttctcccctgtgtgcagtCTCATGTGTTCTTTCAGGCTTCTTAAATGGGTAAACCGCTTTGCACACTGGGCGcattggtaaggcttctcccctgtgtgcagtCTCATGTGTTCTTTCAGGCTTCTTAAATGGGTAAACCGCTttgcacactgggagcagtggtaaggcttctcccctgtatgtattCGCACATGAGCTTTCAGGCCAAAACGCTTTCCACACTTGGAGCAGCGGTAAGGCTTCTtccctgtgtgtattcgctcatgagCTTTGAGGGTGTCTATCCgcttaaaactctttccacactgggagcaatggCGTGGCTTTTCTCCTGTGTACACCCTCTCATGTCTTTTCAAGCTAACTAACTGGCTAAATCTCATCCCACAATGGGAGCAGAGGTGACGTTTTGCTATTTTggagtaaggcttctccccagtgtgtgtcctctcatgtcttttcaggctTCCGAACTTGGTAAAACTATTTCCAATCTGGGAGCAGAGGTGTCGTCGTGCTGGTTTGGATGGCTTTGGTTCCTCCAAGATTGGTTttcctcctgccaaagacagtgttgATTTTAAGAGAGACCAGAATGAAATCTCCCCATGATAAAACTGCCTTGCTGTGAGGTTTAATACAAATCAGATCCCTCAACCTGAGGCCAGTTTTCAAACATTTAATTATTTAAAACAATCTTTGTGTGATTCTAAAACAAATGTTGTAGAGCTTCCTGGTAATTACTGATATGTTTACATCACTTATCATTCTTTCTGTTTTATAAGTCGGAACACAAAAAACTAGAATGTTCTAGATCACTCAAGACAGACATCGCTGGATTCCTATCGAGCAGGTGGTTATAAATATATAACCTTCATCACTGTATGATACAGATTGAgcctacacacttccttaaacctAAAATATGTAAAGAAGTAATTTTGTGTGGaagtttattttttacattggagacagacacaaagcacatcagtaacatctccccgttgTCGATGGGGTTGACacattccaagatggcgtagcagttggacgtgtgttttgtcttgtcccgtcccGTGTAAATAtcatttaatatatatttttcttttcatatattttaatctcactttccatctacggactgaattcactttcctgcaacccgcctcacccaatgtggtacggatctgctatttttatactttagaaccaGAACCCCCATCAGGAGCTagtcagctaactagctactagtcagttagccactggtAGCGGTCTTCACCGTTAAGTCGGACACCAGCCAGCTTCAGCTCGGTCAAAACCTGCCAGTCTGCAATATTAACCCAGAGCATATcagactgctttttctctaccacatctcctgattcctaccgcaagctctgaacctttacagcGGATCACCTTAGCTCGCTAGCTGCAAtctgagtggctactcctggctaacgtccctgtgccgaagcaagcaccagttagccttaaGCTAGCCTCgaactaggcccatctcccggcttgCCGAAGCGGTCCACCAGCctattcttgggctacaatacctgttttgccaattggcctggacccatTACTGCCGCCGGTctatcacgactggtctgccgacgtaatcgtctgaggtggtttcaacaggctcttctGTTGCGACATCGCAATAGGCCCATCTGCTAACCCCGGCCCGCTAGCGGTCTGAATCACCGTGTCTCCAGCCCGCCTAGCGTAGTAGCAACTACTGAATCggcaccctgactcacctattgttgctcattggaccctatgatcagtCAGCTACACGTGCCTCTCCCTAATggcaatatgccttgtctattgctgtttaggttagttattattgtcttatttcactgtagagcccccagcccTGCCCAACATGTCTTAGATAGcccttttgtcccaccccccacacatgcagtgaccttaCCTGGGttaactggtgcctctagagactaagcatctctcatcgtcactcaatgcctcggtttacctccactgtactcacatcctaccatacccttgtctgtacattatgccttgaatctattctaccacacccagaaatctgctccttttattctctgtccccaacgcactagacgaccagttcttatagcctttagccgtactctaatcctactcctcctctggtgatgtagaggttaacccctgcagcccccagcaccactcccattccccaggccctgcagcccccagcaccactcccattccccaggccctgcagcccccagcaccactcccattccccaggcgctctcatttgttgacttctgtaactgtaaaagccttggttttatgaatgttaacatcagaagcctcctccctaagtttgttttattcactgctttagcacactctgccaaccctaaTGTCCTAgacgtgtctgaatcctggtttaggaagatcACCAAAAATCATGACATtttcatccccaactacaacattttctgacaagatagaacttccaaagggggcggagttgcaatctactgcagagatagcctgcagagttctgtcgcactatccaggtctgtacccaaacaaattgagcttctacttctaaaaatccacctttccagaaacaagtctctcaccgttgccgcttgttatagacccccttcagcccccagctgtgccctggacaccatatgtgaattgattgccccagatctatcttcagagttcgtactgttaggtgaccaaaactgggatatgcttaacacctcggccgccctacaatctaagctagatgccctcaatctcacacaaattataaaGGAAtttaccaggtacaaccctaaatccataaccatgggcaccctcatagatatcatcctgaccaacttgccctctaaatacacctctgctgccttcaaccaggatctcagcgatcactgcctcattgcctgcgtccgtggtcaaacgaccacccctcatcactgtcaagcgctccctaaaacacttcagcaagcaggctaatcgacctggcccagataTCCTGGTAGGATATttacctcatcccgtcagtagaggatgcctggttgctctttaaaaagTAATttatttcctcaccatcttaaatattcaaaaaatgtagaactaagaactgatatagtccttggttcaccccagacttgactgcccttgaacagaagaaaaacatcctgtggcgttctgcattagcattgaatagccagcgatatgcaacttttcagggaagtcaggaaccaatatacacagtcagctAGGAAAGCTAAGGGCtaactttttcaaacagaaatttgcatcgtgtagcactaattccaaaatgcGCTACGCAGGCGGAGAAAAatcctggatcattgttactctaacttccacgacgcATACTAAGCCCCatcctcctttcggcaaatctgaccacgactccattttgttgctcccagcctatagacagaaactaaaacaggataCGCCCGTGCTCatgtctgttcaacgctggtctgaccaatctgaccacgactccattttgttgctcccagcctatagacagaaacaagaccaggatgtcttgctcccaggcagactaaaaaACTTTTTtgtccgctttgaggacaatacagtgccactgacatggcctgcaaccaaaacatgcggcctctccttcactgcagccgaggtgagtaaaacatttaaacatgttaaccctcgcaaggctgcaggcccagacggcatccaaatcaaatcaaatcaaatcaaattttatttgtcacatacacgtggttagcagatgttaatgcgagtgtagcgaaatgcttgtgcttctagttccgacaatgcagtaataacaagtaatctaactaacaattccaaaactactgtcttgtacacagtgtaaggggataaagaatatgtacataaggatatatgaatgagtgatggtacagagcagcataggcaagatacagtagatggtatcgggtacagtatgtacaaatgagatgagtatgcaaacaaagtggcatagtatagtataaagtggctagtgatacatgtattacataaggataccgtcgatgatatagagtacagtatatacgtatgcatatgagatgaataatgtagggtaagtaacatttatataaggtagcattgtttaaagtggctagtgatatatttacatcatttcccatcaattcccattattaaagtggctggagttgagtcagtgtcagtgtgttggcagcagccactcagtgttagtggtggctgtttaacagtctgatggccttgagatagaagctgtttttcagtctctcggtcccagctttgatgcacctgtactgacctcgccttctggatgatagcggggtgaacaggcagtggctcgggtggttgatgtccttgatgatctttatggccttcctgtgacatcgggtggtgtaggtgtcctggagggcaggtagtttgcccccggtgatgcgttgtgcagacctcactaccctctggagagccttacggttgagggcggtgcagttgccataccaggcggtgatacagcccgccaggatgctctcgattgtgcatctgtagaagtttgtgagtgcttttggtgacaagccgaatttcttcagcctcctgaggttgaagaggcgctgctgcgccttcttcacgatgctgtctgtgtgagtggaccaattcagtttgtctgtgatgtgtatgccgaggaacttaaaacttgctaccctctccactactgttccatcgatgtggataggggggtgttccctctgctgtttcctgaagtccacaatcatctccttagttttgttgacgttgagtgtgaggttgttttcctgacgcatccccagccgcgccctcggagcatgcgcagaccagctggctggtgtgtttacggacatattcaatcaatccctatcccagtctgctgttcccacatgcttcaagagggccaccatttttcctgttcccaagaaagctaaggtaactgagctaaacgtcTACCGcccccccgtagcactcacttccgtcatcatgaagtgctttgagagactagtcaaggaccatatcacctccaccctacctgacaccctagacccactccattttGCTTACCGCCGCAATAGGtgcacagacgacgcaatctcaaccacactgcacactgccctaaccatctggacaagaggaatacctatgtaagaatgctgttcatcgactacagctcagcatttaacaccatagtaccctccaaactcgtcattaagctcgataccctgggtctcgaccccgccctgtgcaactgggtcctggacttcctgataggccgcccccaggtggtgagggtaggtaacaacatctccaccccactgatcctcaacactggggccccacaatggtgcgttctcagccgcatttttctacagctggccatgctttccacctggctacccctacccgagaaacagctctgcaccccctgcagctaCTATCCCTACCCGGTAAAgagctctgcaccccctgcagcaactacCCCTACCCGGTAAAgagctctgcaccccctgcagcaactacCCCTACCCGAGAAACAGCTCTGCACCCACTGCAGCTACTACCACTACCCGAGTAACTGCACCCACTGCAGCTACTACCACTACCCGAgtaacagctctgcaccccctgcagctaCTACCCCTACCCGagaaacagctctgcaccccctgcagctaCTACCCCTACCCGagaaacagctctgcaccccctgcagctaCTACCCCTACCCGAGAAACggctctgcaccccctgcagctaCTACCCCTACCCGagaaacagctctgcaccccctgcagctaCTCCCCCTACCCGagaaacagctctgcaccccctacAGCAACTTAGTTaagcctatttatttccttaccttcCTAATCTTACTATATTTGAACATGTTGTACACAtgtacttttctattgtgttactgactgtacctttgtttatcccatgtgtaactgtgttgttgtttttgtagcactgctttgctttatcttggtcccagttgtaaatgagaacttggataaataaaggtgaaaaaaaggcattatttatttatttagaagttcactttttttttttacatgagcttagcatatgtgggaactccttcaagactggttgtcctggtaacagatagaGGGCAGATCTATTTtcatttgttcaaactaaactacagcacttactttgatgtgtcaaatctgatcctttcttctctgctcctcctctcacagttccactcagccccgttgttttcctgcagtccaccagcagcacagacaacctcttcatacccagcagtaaggtgctaccgggagaggcacgaTACAGGGACTCCGGGGGGgaggaagggctagcgttgtcctggtaaccataaagaggggacacatacacatatcattatggatgctgatgtcactatTGCCATAAAGTGCCTTACAGAAACCCAGACCCagatagagcaagctgtatgctagaccagactaagctgtatgctagaccagaccaagctgtatgctagaccagaccaagctgtaccatctggtgttctgatctggagagactcttctctgcctcgtcagcatcaggatgttgtcgaggctccccagaggatccataatagtcatgtctctctcctgtgtgaactagAACATCAAACAGGTGGTAAACTTATGATCTACTATTACAATCACAGAGCCTTACAAGAGGCATTAATAtgtctaaaaagggcctaaaaACGGCTGATTTTATAAAATATTGtttgtgatgcaaatgtaaaaggATCATTCGAtgaattgggtgaattttgcgtCCCATTGATCTTTGATATTCTAAGTATAAATGATGCACCAATATTGacttttaaaagcctgttatattagatGAAGAgcactttaatatagaccacatggaaaatTCCATTAATCTAATATAAAAGTAACAAAAATATACGTACCAATGACGGATTGCACCTTTAACAATTGATTCACATTTAAGTCTCAAAAATATATGTTCCAATGGCAATTAAACATgtcctacagtactgaacaacatattcaagtgttgAACTTCAGTATAATGCCCCTTTAAAAACACACGTGTTTTTAAGACAgaactcactggtgttaatcggatcttctgtctcctcctctttcactcccaaaacgacttcctccttcacctttattGAGGCAGCATCTTCTTCCTCTCATTCCCCTAtaacatcctcctctttcatccTGACAGCTTCTACCACCTCTTCCACTCTGGcagcctctatcccctctcccacTCCTAAAGGTTCTGTATCTTTTTTCACAGCaacatcctcttcttcttctttcactataacagcctcctcttccattctgaaagcttcttcctctcctttcactataacagcctcctcttcttcttcttttacgACAATGTTCAGCTctagagcttctttctccgtccagcagacctcctcttctttagcaGGGGAATTGTAGTTTAGTGAGCTCATGGTCCGGGATGTTAGCTAGTTATTTAGCATTAGATAATAGACTAGTGCTAACCTCAGTATCAATCTTTAAAGTTTGCAAATTGAACAAGCACATTAGGTTAAAGTTCACCAGTAGATACGTCAACAGAATTTtgtttaaaacactgagattagcTAATGTACATTAACATGGTCTAAATAATCAATCTTACAGTTTTATGTTGGCTAGCAGGCTACCGAGGTGGTTGAAAGAGTTGGCGccttgttgttcctgaagaagcgtcccgtccagtccattatacgtcacgcaagaagcatcacctaaaagacgctcatcgccatctgttgactggagtgggtaacgcagtttggaaacaatcGTTACAACACTTTTTGTGTTGGAAAGAACGTCATAATAATTTAACAATAAGTTGATATATTTTCTATTCCATCTTACAAATAATACTTTCCTGTACACAGAAGTAGAAGCTTAATATGAACATGTATATTGATTGAATTTAATAGACAATTTGTAAAACACATACATAAGGTTGCTCCAGCTGGTGACGCCTCCACATACAATTTAAGAAAATCATGAAGGATAACACAATCATGCttaacagatatatatatatatatatatatatacacaagacAATCACAATATAATAAACAACAGGCACCAAAAAAGCAGACCACATGCCATACCGGGcatttccctctcccctccacctacTTTAGGTGGgacggcagagtagcctagtggttagagctttggactagtaaccgaaaggttgcaagttcaaatccctgagctgacatccCCTTTGTCTTTCTCAACCACATTTTTGAATCATCTGCATATAGGAAAAGGTCACATGTACAGGCAGATTTCAGATCATTTATATACAATAGAAATAAAAGTGGACCCAGTATACTCCCTTGGGGAACCCCGCAGTTCCAGATTTTGGGTTTAGACAGGGTCCCATCCACATTCCACCATCTGTTTTCTTCCTTGCAGGTAAGGGCTGACCCCATTTCACTGCTAAATTGTTAAAGCCAATCCAAACTTCCCAATGCTGCCCCCAAGCCCTAAGAAGTTAAAGCCCATGGCTCTTAGTTTGATGAACAGAATCTCAAGATCCACTGTATCGAACGCCTTTTGAAGATCTAACATAACCGTACCACAAAATGTTCCTCCGTCTACTTCCTTCCTTATGCCCTCAGTCAGATATAGTAGGCGGGTGTCAG
Proteins encoded in this window:
- the LOC118947710 gene encoding zinc finger protein 883-like — translated: MRFSQLVSLKRHERVYTGEKPRHCSQCGKSFKRIDTLKAHERIHTGKKPYRCSKCGKRFGLKAHVRIHTGEKPYHCSQCAKRFTHLRSLKEHMRLHTGEKPYQCAQCAKRFTHLRSLKEHMRLHTGEKPYKCSDCGKTCYTSQSLKHHVRIHTGENNYFS